The Glycine soja cultivar W05 chromosome 3, ASM419377v2, whole genome shotgun sequence genome window below encodes:
- the LOC114406489 gene encoding pentatricopeptide repeat-containing protein At1g02150-like, with amino-acid sequence MSLLQIQSSPHNQTLLSLSFSSSLSHSSSLHFNHSSSSSTTLTHAHTCFHPRLSVVTCSISNIHSYGTVDYERRPIVRWNDVYRRISLNQNPQVGSAEVLNQWENEGRHLTKWELSRVVKELRKYKRFPRALEVYDWMNNRPERFRVSESDAAIQLDLIAKVRGVSSAEAFFLSLEDKLKDKRTYGALLNVYVHSRSKEKAESLFDTMRSKGYVIHALPINVMMTLYMNLNEYAKVDMLASEMMEKNIQLDIYTYNIWLSSCGSQGSVEKMEQVFEQMERDPTIVPNWSTFSTLASMYIRMNQNEKAEKCLRKVEGRIKGRDRIPFHYLLSLYGSVGKKDEVYRVWNTYKSIFPRIPNLGYHAIISSLVKLDDIEGAEKLYEEWISVKSSYDPRIGNLLMGWYVKKDDTDKALSFFEQISNDGCIPNSNTWEILSEGHIADKRISEALSCLKEAFMVAGGSKSWRPKPSYLSAFLELCQEQNDMESAEVLIGLLRQSKFSKIKVYASIIGSPDCTIDNGELQSKIDITDRTDDAVDSENMDDDSQMLLNQLDSRF; translated from the exons ATGAGTCTCCTTCAAATTCAATCCTCTCCTCATAACCAAAccctcctttctctctctttctcatcTTCCCTCTCCCATTCCTCCTCACTCCACTTCAAccactcttcttcttcctccaccactCTCACCCATGCTCACACGTGCTTCCACCCTCGCCTCTCGGTGGTCACGTGCTCCATCTCCAACATCCACAGCTACGGCACCGTCGACTACGAGCGCCGCCCCATCGTGCGCTGGAACGACGTCTACCGCAGGATATCTCTCAACCAAAACCCCCAAGTGGGGTCCGCAGAGGTGCTCAACCAGTGGGAGAACGAAGGGAGGCACCTCACGAAGTGGGAGCTTTCAAGAGTCGTTAAAGAGTTGAGGAAGTACAAGAGATTTCCAAGAGCCCTCGAG GTATATGATTGGATGAACAATAGACCAGAGCGGTTTAGAGTTTCCGAGAGTGATGCAGCAATTCAGTTAGATTTAATTGCAAAAGTTCGTGGAGTTTCTAGTGCAGAAGCATTCTTTCTGAGTCTGGAAGATAAGTTAAAAGATAAGAGGACTTATGGTGCCCTGTTGAATGTATACGTGCATTCTAGATCGAAGGAGAAGGCAGAATCTTTATTTGATACTATGAGGAGTAAAGGGTATGTAATACATGCCCTACCAATTAATGTAATGATGACTCTGTACATGAACCTTAATGAATATGCTAAAGTTGATATGCTGGCTTCTGAAATGATGGAAAAGAACATTCAGCTAGACATCTATACATATAATATCTGGTTATCTTCGTGTGGATCTCAAGGATCAGTCGAAAAGATGGAACAAGTGTTTGAACAAATGGAAAGGGATCCTACCATTGTCCCTAACTGGTCTACATTCAGCACATTGGCTTCGATGTACATTAGGATGAATCAGAATGAAAAGGCAGAAAAGTGCTTAAGAAAGGTTGAGGGTAGAATTAAAGGTCGAGATAGAATACCTTTTCATTATCTCCTGAGTTTATATGGAAGTGTTGGAAAGAAAGACGAAGTGTATCGTGTGTGGAATACTTACAAATCAATTTTTCCAAGAATACCAAACTTGGGATACCATGCTATTATTTCTTCTCTGGTTAAATTGGATGATATCGAGGGTGCAGAAAAACTATATGAGGAATGGATTTCAGTAAAGTCAAGTTATGATCCTAGAATTGGAAACCTTCTCATGGGCTGGTATGTTAAGAAAGATGACACAGATAAAGCTTTGAGTTTCTTTGAGCAGATATCAAATGATGGCTGCATTCCAAATTCAAATACATGGGAGATTCTTTCTGAGGGCCACATTGCAGATAAGAGGATTTCTGAAGCCCTGTCCTGCTTGAAAGAAGCATTTATGGTTGCTGGTGGTTCAAAGAGTTGGAGACCAAAGCCCTCATACTTGTCTGCATTCCTTGAGCTTTGTCAGGAGCAAAATGACATGGAAAGTGCTGAGGTTTTAATTGGACTGCTGAGGCAGTcaaaatttagtaaaattaaagtttatgcATCTATCATTGGCTCACCTGATTGTACCATTGACAATGGTGAATTGCAAAGCAAGATTGATATAACTGATAGAACTGATGATGCTGTTGACAGTGAAAACATGGATGATGACTCTCAAATGTTGTTGAACCAACTAGATAGTAGATTTTga
- the LOC114406490 gene encoding dol-P-Man:Man(7)GlcNAc(2)-PP-Dol alpha-1,6-mannosyltransferase-like isoform X1 yields the protein MASSSKSKIFLQRYGYDFLLGSIAAVYVITVPYTKVEESFNVQAMHDILHHRLNLDNYDHLEFPGVVPRTFLGALLVSIIASPFVLTASLLHLPKFYALLIVRMALGGIVLYTLRFFRHQIRNKFGHQVEAFFVILTATQFHFLFYCTRPLPNILALSLVNLAYGYWFEGRFYAALNSLIFATAVLRCDMLLLLCPIGLQLLLTKKISVWGALKHCTGMALFCIGLTILVDSIMWKRLLWPEFEVFWFNSVLNKSSEWGTHAFHWYFTSALPRSLLAAYPLSLFGLFVDRRVRSFTFPVLAFILLYSKLPHKELRFIISSVPIFNLSASIASNRIYNNKKKMIWNLLFLILLGLLLMSLAGTITSFMASYWNYPSGHALKELHGIGFHNDTDERWVHIDTFSAMNGISRFCESEFPWRYSKEEQISLQEFHQRNFTFLINEHPAINGFKCLFTEDGFSRVRLKPGYPPILLVKEPKVYVHGNLENQNIFSQNWPGCP from the exons ATGGCTTCCAGTTCCAAATCGAAGATTTTTCTACAGCGATACGGTTACGATTTTCTGTTGGGATCAATCGCTGCTGTCTACGTAATCACTGTGCCTTACACTAAGGTCGAAGAGAGTTTCAACGTTCAG GCAATGCACGATATTCTCCATCACAGGCTGAACTTAGACAAT taTGATCATCTGGAATTTCCTGGGGTGGTTCCTCGAACTTTCCTCG gtGCTTTGCTTGTGTCCATAATTGCATCACCGTTTGTGTTAACTGCAAGTTTGCTGCATTTGCCAAAGTTTTATGCTCTTCTCATAG TTCGGATGGCCCTAGGGGGCATAGTACTATACACGCTAAGATTCTTTCGACATCAG ATAAGGAATAAGTTTGGACATCAAGTAGAAGCCTTCTTTGTGATATTAACTGCCACTCAGTTTCATTTTCTGTTCTATTGTACCCGTCCGCTTCCCAACATTCTTGCTCTGAGCCTTG TGAATTTAGCATATGGATACTGGTTCGAGGGACGTTTTTATGCGGCTCTAAACTCTCTG ATCTTTGCTACAGCTGTACTCAGATGTGACATGCTGTTACTTCTTTGCCCCATTGGGCTGCAACTTCTTTTG acaaaaaaaatttcagtGTGGGGTGCTCTAAAACACTGCACTGGGATGGCTCTCTTCTGCATAG GTCTAACCATATTGGTTGATTCAATTATGTGGAAAAGGTTATTGTGGCCTGAATTTGAAGTCTTTTGGTTTAACTCTGTACTAAACAAGAGCTCTGAATGGGGA ACACATGCTTTCCATTGGTACTTCACCTCAGCACTTCCTCGTTCACTACTTGCTGCATATCCACTTTCACTA TTTGGCCTTTTTGTAGACAGAAGGGTACGATCTTTCACTTTTCCAGTTCTTGCCTTCATTTTGCTTTATTCTAAGCTTCCCCACAAG GAGCTTCGTTTTATCATAAGTTCAGTTCCAATATTTAACTTGTCTGCTTCAATTGCTTCTAACAGAAT TTACAACAATAAGAAAAAGATGATTTGGAACTTGCTTTTCCTCATTTTGTTGGGATTACTTTTAATGAG TCTTGCAGGCACCATCACAagtttcatggcatcatactGGAACTATCCTAGTGGGCATGCCTTAAAAGAATTGCATGGAATTG GCTTTCATAATGATACTGATGAACGGTGGGTGCACATTGATACATTTTCTGCCATGAATGGAATATCTCGCTTTTGTGAAAGTGAGTTCCCATGGAG GTATTCTAAAGAAGAACAAATTAGCTTGCAAGAATTTCATCAGAgaaattttacttttcttataaa TGAACATCCTGCGATCAATGGATTCAAGTGCCTATTTACTGAAGATGGGTTCTCAAGAGTCCGCCTGAAACCTGGCTATCCACCAATTTTACTG GTTAAAGAGCCCAAAGTGTATGTTCATGGAAATTTAGAAAACCAGAATATTTTCAGCCAAAATTGGCCTGGCTGCCCATAA
- the LOC114406490 gene encoding dol-P-Man:Man(7)GlcNAc(2)-PP-Dol alpha-1,6-mannosyltransferase-like isoform X2: MASSSKSKIFLQRYGYDFLLGSIAAVYVITVPYTKVEESFNVQAMHDILHHRLNLDNYDHLEFPGVVPRTFLGALLVSIIASPFVLTASLLHLPKFYALLIVRMALGGIVLYTLRFFRHQIRNKFGHQVEAFFVILTATQFHFLFYCTRPLPNILALSLVNLAYGYWFEGRFYAALNSLIFATAVLRCDMLLLLCPIGLQLLLTKKISVWGALKHCTGMALFCIGLTILVDSIMWKRLLWPEFEVFWFNSVLNKSSEWGTHAFHWYFTSALPRSLLAAYPLSLFGLFVDRRVRSFTFPVLAFILLYSKLPHKELRFIISSVPIFNLSASIASNRIYNNKKKMIWNLLFLILLGLLLMSLAGTITSFMASYWNYPSGHALKELHGIGFHNDTDERWVHIDTFSAMNGISRFCESILKKNKLACKNFIREILLFL; this comes from the exons ATGGCTTCCAGTTCCAAATCGAAGATTTTTCTACAGCGATACGGTTACGATTTTCTGTTGGGATCAATCGCTGCTGTCTACGTAATCACTGTGCCTTACACTAAGGTCGAAGAGAGTTTCAACGTTCAG GCAATGCACGATATTCTCCATCACAGGCTGAACTTAGACAAT taTGATCATCTGGAATTTCCTGGGGTGGTTCCTCGAACTTTCCTCG gtGCTTTGCTTGTGTCCATAATTGCATCACCGTTTGTGTTAACTGCAAGTTTGCTGCATTTGCCAAAGTTTTATGCTCTTCTCATAG TTCGGATGGCCCTAGGGGGCATAGTACTATACACGCTAAGATTCTTTCGACATCAG ATAAGGAATAAGTTTGGACATCAAGTAGAAGCCTTCTTTGTGATATTAACTGCCACTCAGTTTCATTTTCTGTTCTATTGTACCCGTCCGCTTCCCAACATTCTTGCTCTGAGCCTTG TGAATTTAGCATATGGATACTGGTTCGAGGGACGTTTTTATGCGGCTCTAAACTCTCTG ATCTTTGCTACAGCTGTACTCAGATGTGACATGCTGTTACTTCTTTGCCCCATTGGGCTGCAACTTCTTTTG acaaaaaaaatttcagtGTGGGGTGCTCTAAAACACTGCACTGGGATGGCTCTCTTCTGCATAG GTCTAACCATATTGGTTGATTCAATTATGTGGAAAAGGTTATTGTGGCCTGAATTTGAAGTCTTTTGGTTTAACTCTGTACTAAACAAGAGCTCTGAATGGGGA ACACATGCTTTCCATTGGTACTTCACCTCAGCACTTCCTCGTTCACTACTTGCTGCATATCCACTTTCACTA TTTGGCCTTTTTGTAGACAGAAGGGTACGATCTTTCACTTTTCCAGTTCTTGCCTTCATTTTGCTTTATTCTAAGCTTCCCCACAAG GAGCTTCGTTTTATCATAAGTTCAGTTCCAATATTTAACTTGTCTGCTTCAATTGCTTCTAACAGAAT TTACAACAATAAGAAAAAGATGATTTGGAACTTGCTTTTCCTCATTTTGTTGGGATTACTTTTAATGAG TCTTGCAGGCACCATCACAagtttcatggcatcatactGGAACTATCCTAGTGGGCATGCCTTAAAAGAATTGCATGGAATTG GCTTTCATAATGATACTGATGAACGGTGGGTGCACATTGATACATTTTCTGCCATGAATGGAATATCTCGCTTTTGTGAAA GTATTCTAAAGAAGAACAAATTAGCTTGCAAGAATTTCATCAGAgaaattttacttttcttataa